In Ruania zhangjianzhongii, the following proteins share a genomic window:
- a CDS encoding TRAP transporter small permease has translation MTGPEPDATGDESSQVDIDPEGDPTTPDPLEERSRAYHGLVVAERALSVFLLAALFVTVLLQVFTRYALGLPLPWTEEIARYLLIWTTFIAAAYVGARRLHISVDLLVAKLRPAAATVVDVLAQVIVVAICAVLATGATTAAYQLADVTSPATNTPMWVVYGSAVLGFGLIGLHACFGIYMDLRYKDARPEAFEGIERGSAF, from the coding sequence GTGACCGGGCCTGAGCCGGATGCGACCGGGGACGAGTCGTCCCAGGTCGACATCGATCCTGAGGGCGATCCGACCACACCGGACCCTTTGGAAGAGAGGTCTCGGGCCTACCACGGCCTGGTGGTAGCGGAGCGGGCCCTCTCCGTGTTCTTGTTGGCGGCACTGTTCGTGACCGTGCTGCTCCAGGTGTTCACGCGCTACGCGCTCGGCCTGCCGCTGCCCTGGACGGAGGAGATCGCGCGGTATCTGCTCATCTGGACCACGTTCATCGCTGCGGCCTATGTGGGTGCACGGCGGCTGCACATCTCGGTGGACCTACTGGTCGCCAAGCTGCGCCCGGCGGCGGCCACGGTGGTGGACGTGCTGGCGCAGGTCATCGTGGTGGCGATCTGCGCCGTCCTGGCCACGGGCGCCACGACGGCGGCCTATCAGTTGGCGGATGTCACGTCACCGGCCACCAACACGCCGATGTGGGTGGTCTACGGCTCGGCCGTGCTCGGGTTCGGCCTCATCGGCCTGCACGCGTGCTTCGGCATCTATATGGACCTTCGGTACAAGGACGCAAGGCCCGAAGCGTTCGAGGGCATCGAGCGAGGGAGTGCGTTTTGA
- a CDS encoding HNH endonuclease signature motif containing protein: MTDSTMSADVLHGTPLGELIEADLPTRLAALEALGTAITAGDLQDERDLHTGPELGVASVRVHRLCTRLTGKRYQWLTVEEADGRWATTAFHPRTYASHVAHTHGISYANARRSVRLARQLRDDIPRFGAALRAGQIGPDQIDALATTALTSPTRIAALAEPITTDATTAESPGAGESDADVEADETGNAAGDEAGNGTVDETGREEAATDNTAQTVEDFLLAQAQDMRVDQIRRLGKHFAQVADPEADERGYRQAKEREYLELARTLDGWHLSGFLTEENGRLVRAAMDAVITPPAPDDQRTGDQRRAQALADLAHLALDQGLAGTHASVRPHLGVLINPTDLDRLLRQAREHTTAPTEQTPCSTPAPGDSRWDTIPLHNLIGIDWATQLNNQPPTFDDGTGPVPPALLRRLATCGDLYRVLFSPEGEVINLGRTRRLFTPAQRRALIARDQGCTWPGCTAPPAICESHHARIHWANGGPTNTTNGALLCYHHHTVVDARTITMTRQNGVWIFTHPNGTTINTNLDPPAKHRDWPDTG; encoded by the coding sequence GTGACGGACTCCACGATGAGTGCCGACGTCCTGCATGGCACACCCCTGGGCGAGCTCATCGAGGCCGATCTACCCACCCGCCTCGCGGCCCTGGAAGCCCTAGGCACTGCGATCACCGCCGGCGACCTCCAGGACGAACGTGACCTGCACACCGGACCCGAACTCGGCGTGGCGAGCGTGCGAGTGCACCGCCTGTGCACCCGGCTGACCGGCAAGCGCTACCAATGGCTGACCGTGGAGGAAGCAGACGGGCGGTGGGCCACCACCGCGTTCCACCCCCGCACCTATGCCTCGCACGTTGCCCACACCCATGGCATCTCCTACGCCAACGCGCGCCGCAGTGTGCGCCTGGCCCGCCAACTACGCGATGACATCCCCCGCTTCGGCGCCGCCCTACGAGCCGGACAGATCGGGCCCGACCAGATCGACGCCCTAGCAACCACCGCCCTGACCTCACCAACCCGCATCGCAGCCCTCGCCGAACCCATCACCACGGATGCCACGACCGCGGAGAGTCCGGGGGCAGGTGAATCCGACGCCGACGTGGAAGCGGACGAGACCGGGAACGCGGCCGGCGACGAGGCCGGGAACGGAACCGTGGATGAGACTGGGCGCGAGGAGGCAGCCACCGACAACACTGCTCAGACGGTGGAGGACTTTCTCCTCGCGCAGGCCCAGGACATGCGGGTGGACCAGATCCGCCGGCTCGGTAAGCACTTCGCCCAGGTCGCCGACCCCGAGGCCGATGAGCGCGGCTACCGCCAAGCCAAAGAACGCGAATACCTCGAACTAGCCCGCACCCTGGACGGCTGGCACCTGTCCGGCTTCCTCACCGAAGAGAACGGACGCCTGGTGCGCGCCGCCATGGACGCCGTCATCACCCCACCCGCGCCCGATGACCAGCGCACCGGCGACCAGCGCCGCGCACAAGCCCTCGCCGACCTCGCCCACCTCGCCCTCGACCAAGGCCTGGCCGGAACCCACGCCTCCGTCCGACCCCACCTCGGCGTCCTGATCAACCCCACCGACCTCGACAGGCTCCTCCGCCAAGCACGCGAACACACCACCGCGCCGACAGAACAAACCCCCTGCTCCACTCCCGCCCCCGGTGACAGCCGCTGGGACACCATCCCGCTACACAACCTGATCGGCATCGACTGGGCCACCCAACTCAACAACCAGCCACCAACCTTCGACGACGGCACCGGCCCCGTCCCACCAGCACTACTACGCCGACTCGCCACCTGCGGAGACCTCTACCGCGTCCTGTTCTCCCCCGAAGGCGAAGTCATCAACCTCGGCCGCACCCGCCGACTCTTCACCCCAGCACAACGACGCGCGCTCATCGCCCGCGACCAAGGCTGCACCTGGCCCGGCTGCACCGCACCACCAGCAATCTGCGAATCCCACCACGCCCGCATCCACTGGGCCAACGGCGGACCCACCAACACCACCAACGGCGCCCTGCTCTGCTACCACCACCACACCGTCGTCGACGCCCGCACCATCACCATGACCCGACAAAACGGGGTATGGATCTTCACCCACCCCAACGGCACCACCATCAACACCAACCTCGACCCACCAGCCAAGCACCGAGATTGGCCAGACACCGGCTAG
- a CDS encoding DctP family TRAP transporter solute-binding subunit, protein MKSRRPAALGLAVTGGLVLAACGGVGEEVDTDTAGPDPDAEVVLRFAHVYQPQHPVEACGVPAVQEQLDGTGVTIESYPAGQLGTEVELVEQVVDGSLDIGVAGPAFLAEYYPDAGVLDGGYLFEDVEDFNAKIDSPVITQIWDGLYEESGIDVLSVWYYGTRQITSNVEVTVPADLEGLKIRTPDAPLYLDVIELMGGTGTPMALGEVYTALQQGTIDAQENPVPTIASSGFQEVQDYINITNHIVQSVEIVTTDAVTEQLDAEQQEALQSALDAGSEATQECIVAQAEETLDEWRDSGEITVNEDVDQEAFEEAVAGGLPDRVEWGDLYEEIRNS, encoded by the coding sequence GTGAAGAGCCGACGCCCAGCAGCGCTGGGCCTCGCAGTCACCGGCGGCCTTGTGTTGGCGGCGTGTGGTGGCGTCGGGGAGGAGGTGGACACGGACACTGCCGGACCCGATCCGGATGCCGAGGTCGTGCTTCGCTTCGCGCACGTGTATCAGCCGCAGCACCCCGTGGAAGCCTGCGGTGTGCCCGCCGTCCAGGAGCAGCTCGACGGCACCGGCGTGACGATCGAAAGTTATCCCGCGGGCCAGCTGGGTACCGAGGTGGAGCTCGTCGAGCAGGTGGTCGACGGAAGCCTGGACATCGGCGTTGCCGGTCCCGCCTTCCTCGCGGAGTACTACCCGGACGCAGGTGTGTTGGACGGCGGCTACCTCTTCGAGGACGTCGAGGACTTCAACGCCAAGATCGACAGCCCGGTGATCACCCAGATCTGGGACGGGCTGTACGAGGAGTCCGGGATCGACGTCCTCTCCGTCTGGTACTACGGCACCCGCCAGATCACGTCCAACGTGGAAGTCACGGTCCCCGCAGATCTCGAAGGACTGAAGATCCGGACCCCCGACGCACCGCTGTATCTGGATGTGATCGAGCTGATGGGCGGGACCGGGACGCCGATGGCACTCGGCGAGGTGTACACCGCACTTCAGCAGGGCACGATCGACGCGCAGGAGAACCCGGTGCCGACGATCGCCTCGTCCGGGTTCCAGGAAGTGCAGGACTACATCAACATCACCAACCACATCGTGCAGTCGGTGGAGATCGTGACGACCGATGCGGTGACCGAGCAGCTGGACGCTGAGCAGCAGGAGGCCCTGCAGTCCGCGCTGGATGCTGGCTCCGAGGCCACGCAGGAGTGCATCGTGGCGCAGGCGGAGGAGACGCTGGACGAATGGCGGGACTCGGGAGAGATCACCGTGAATGAGGACGTCGACCAGGAAGCGTTCGAAGAGGCCGTCGCTGGCGGTCTGCCCGACCGGGTCGAGTGGGGTGACCTGTACGAGGAGATCCGGAACTCGTGA
- a CDS encoding mandelate racemase/muconate lactonizing enzyme family protein yields MARIVKVSARLVNIPVETERTDAIQAFLVQETPFVEIETDDGLVGRGYSYTIGTGGSAVLALLHDVFQPRLIGADARAVEALWHTLWSSTRATTPGTLTALALAAVDTALWDLRCQRNAEPLWIAAGGYRQQIPAYDTEHGWLHLSEAELVDGMRSLVDAGWTAAKMKVGRELLPEDVRRVRRVREAVGEDFTLFVDANQGFTRSEALRRARAIEPFDIAWLEEPLPADDREGHAWLAGQTGIPIAVGETLNTIAQCVAYLSSGAASIMQVDAARVGGVTPWLKVAHAAEAMNIDICPHFLMELHVSLAGATPAGTWVEHIPQLRSVTRTEVQVEAGVAYVPDTPGLGIDWDMTKIDEFTVSPILTV; encoded by the coding sequence ATGGCACGAATCGTCAAGGTGAGCGCGCGGCTGGTGAACATCCCGGTGGAGACCGAGCGCACGGACGCGATCCAGGCGTTCCTGGTGCAGGAGACTCCGTTCGTGGAGATCGAGACCGACGACGGTCTGGTCGGCCGCGGGTACAGCTACACCATCGGCACCGGAGGATCGGCGGTGCTCGCGCTGCTGCACGACGTGTTCCAGCCCCGGTTGATCGGAGCGGACGCCCGCGCCGTCGAGGCGCTCTGGCACACGCTCTGGTCCTCCACCCGGGCCACCACGCCAGGTACGTTGACCGCGTTGGCGCTCGCCGCCGTCGACACCGCCCTCTGGGACTTGCGTTGCCAGCGGAACGCGGAGCCACTGTGGATCGCTGCCGGGGGATATCGGCAGCAGATTCCCGCCTACGACACCGAGCACGGCTGGCTACACCTAAGCGAGGCAGAACTGGTCGACGGGATGCGTTCGCTGGTGGATGCAGGCTGGACTGCAGCCAAGATGAAGGTCGGCCGGGAGTTGCTGCCGGAGGACGTCCGCCGGGTGCGGCGGGTACGCGAGGCGGTCGGGGAGGACTTCACCCTCTTCGTCGACGCCAACCAGGGGTTCACCCGCTCCGAGGCGCTCCGCCGGGCGCGGGCGATCGAGCCCTTCGATATCGCCTGGCTGGAGGAGCCGCTACCGGCCGACGACCGCGAGGGTCACGCCTGGCTCGCCGGGCAGACCGGGATACCGATCGCCGTGGGCGAGACCCTGAACACGATCGCGCAGTGCGTGGCGTACCTGAGCAGCGGCGCCGCGAGCATCATGCAGGTCGACGCCGCTCGGGTCGGGGGAGTGACCCCGTGGCTCAAGGTGGCCCATGCCGCAGAGGCGATGAATATCGACATCTGCCCGCACTTCCTGATGGAGCTGCATGTCAGCCTGGCCGGCGCCACCCCGGCGGGCACCTGGGTGGAGCACATCCCGCAGCTGCGGTCGGTGACCAGGACGGAGGTGCAGGTGGAGGCGGGCGTGGCCTATGTCCCCGATACTCCGGGTCTCGGGATCGACTGGGATATGACGAAGATCGACGAGTTCACGGTGAGCCCGATCCTGACCGTCTGA
- a CDS encoding PAAR domain-containing protein, translating into MPMGPALRVGDNALCPLVTGTVPHVGGPITPAAGVMTVLIGKMPAAVANGLPGGIPCVGPPNGIAMGSVTVFIGKLPAARLGDQSLHGTPIAPGPGCPTVLIGG; encoded by the coding sequence ATGCCGATGGGACCGGCGCTGCGGGTCGGAGACAACGCCCTGTGCCCACTGGTGACCGGCACCGTGCCGCACGTGGGCGGCCCGATCACGCCGGCGGCCGGGGTGATGACCGTGCTGATCGGCAAGATGCCCGCTGCCGTGGCGAACGGTCTGCCCGGCGGCATCCCGTGCGTGGGACCGCCGAACGGGATCGCGATGGGCAGTGTCACCGTGTTTATCGGGAAGCTCCCCGCTGCGCGGCTAGGTGACCAGAGCCTGCACGGTACGCCGATCGCGCCCGGGCCCGGGTGCCCGACGGTGCTCATCGGGGGTTGA
- a CDS encoding aldehyde dehydrogenase (NADP(+)), translated as MSTTTPSELDGLVQSAHTAYREASAVAPTVRAGWLTAIADALDGAADELVPLAQEETHLPGPRLRGELTRTTFQLRLLGEEIAAGHHLEATIDHADPDWGMGPRPDLRRVNVPLGVVGVFGASNFPFAFSVLGGDSASALAAGCAVVHKIHEAHQRLGTRTAEIVVAALAGTSAPKGLFAAVTGRQAGEALVDHPLVRAIGFTGSTRVGMLLSERAAARPEPIPFFGELGSTNPVFVTRRAWEERSEEIISGYAASLTLGMGQFCTKPGLLFVPELDDSARTALEETFSAAPRFEMLSERLAEGYGSAVATVAATDGVETLIDGEHGPAPAPSLLLTGADEVRANPELLSTEMFGPAGLVIQYGEEDRLPELAALLDGQLTATIHGESGERPAELVDLLVAKAGRVLWNGWPTGVTVSYAQQHGGPHPATTAPGTTSVGTAAIRRFLRPVAFQDFPTEALPAALREENSWGIARRVDGRWQPR; from the coding sequence ATGAGCACGACGACGCCGTCTGAGTTGGACGGGCTGGTCCAGTCCGCGCACACCGCCTATCGAGAGGCGTCCGCCGTCGCTCCGACGGTGCGCGCCGGGTGGCTGACCGCGATCGCCGACGCACTGGACGGCGCCGCCGACGAGCTCGTGCCGCTCGCGCAGGAGGAGACCCACCTGCCGGGGCCGCGGCTGCGCGGAGAACTGACCCGGACCACGTTCCAGCTGCGCCTGCTCGGCGAAGAGATCGCCGCCGGCCACCACCTGGAGGCGACGATCGACCATGCCGACCCGGACTGGGGCATGGGACCTCGACCAGACCTCCGGCGGGTGAACGTGCCGCTCGGCGTGGTCGGCGTCTTCGGTGCGTCCAACTTCCCGTTCGCCTTCTCCGTGCTCGGCGGCGACTCCGCCTCGGCACTGGCGGCCGGCTGCGCCGTGGTGCACAAGATCCACGAGGCACACCAGCGCCTGGGCACCCGGACCGCGGAGATCGTCGTCGCTGCGCTGGCCGGCACCTCTGCACCGAAGGGTCTCTTCGCCGCCGTCACTGGACGCCAGGCTGGTGAGGCGCTGGTGGACCATCCGCTGGTCCGCGCGATCGGCTTCACCGGCTCCACCCGAGTCGGCATGCTGCTCAGCGAGCGGGCAGCGGCGCGGCCCGAACCGATCCCGTTCTTCGGGGAGCTGGGCAGCACCAATCCGGTCTTCGTCACCCGGCGTGCGTGGGAGGAACGCTCCGAGGAGATCATTTCCGGATACGCGGCGTCGCTGACGCTGGGGATGGGCCAGTTCTGCACGAAGCCCGGCCTGCTGTTCGTCCCGGAGCTCGACGACTCGGCGCGCACCGCCCTCGAGGAGACCTTCTCCGCTGCGCCACGGTTCGAGATGCTCAGCGAACGCCTCGCCGAGGGCTACGGAAGTGCTGTCGCCACGGTCGCGGCGACCGACGGCGTCGAGACGCTGATCGACGGCGAGCACGGCCCTGCCCCCGCCCCGAGCCTGCTCCTCACCGGCGCCGACGAGGTCCGCGCCAACCCGGAACTGCTCAGCACGGAGATGTTCGGACCGGCCGGCCTCGTGATCCAGTACGGCGAGGAGGACCGGCTCCCGGAGCTCGCGGCGCTGCTGGACGGACAGCTCACCGCAACGATCCACGGTGAATCCGGCGAACGCCCGGCCGAGCTCGTCGACCTCCTGGTGGCCAAGGCGGGCCGGGTGCTCTGGAACGGCTGGCCCACCGGCGTCACCGTCTCCTACGCGCAACAACACGGCGGACCCCATCCCGCGACCACCGCTCCCGGCACCACCTCAGTCGGGACCGCCGCGATCCGGCGCTTCCTCCGCCCGGTCGCGTTCCAGGACTTCCCCACCGAGGCGCTGCCGGCGGCGTTGCGCGAGGAGAATTCGTGGGGCATCGCTCGCCGAGTCGACGGGCGCTGGCAACCCCGATGA
- a CDS encoding DUF1593 domain-containing protein, with translation MPASRPRVLVSTDIGGTDPDDFQSMVHLLLYADVLDIEGLIASPYGKGRAADIHRVIDHYAHDLDQLRRHADYPDPAALRAVVKQGSEHLADHTGATGATEGSEWIVQRARDGDPRLLEVLVWGGLDDVAQALHDAPDIADRLRVHYIGGPNTMWSVNAYDYLEQQHPTLRMIESNSTYRGFFEQHPEDPEGPDNAEFVRRHAAGNGALGAFFAAQLPELKMGDSPTVTWLLHGPRDPAVPSWGGKFVPLWAGRKRTFDRLTTIDDLVEVNAVVEISLLKSADYSEADHARLVVDERMQGPFPAGIDEGEQLRFRLSVYHAGVVTYRVQSSHAELDGLAGSLTAVLPSVATAATASTRHPRWWSDDPDPDQAIGPWPGARWISAYRQEFLGDFAKRLGWCGP, from the coding sequence ATGCCCGCTTCCCGCCCGCGCGTGCTGGTCAGTACCGACATCGGCGGCACGGACCCGGATGACTTCCAGTCTATGGTTCACCTGCTGCTGTACGCGGACGTCCTGGACATCGAGGGGCTGATCGCCTCCCCCTACGGCAAGGGCCGGGCGGCGGACATCCACCGCGTGATCGACCACTACGCGCATGATCTCGACCAGCTCCGCCGGCACGCCGACTACCCCGATCCGGCGGCCCTGCGCGCGGTCGTCAAACAAGGCTCCGAGCACCTGGCGGACCACACGGGCGCTACCGGCGCCACCGAGGGGTCGGAGTGGATCGTCCAACGAGCGCGCGACGGCGATCCTCGCCTTCTCGAGGTACTGGTCTGGGGCGGTCTGGACGACGTGGCCCAGGCCCTGCACGACGCCCCCGACATCGCTGACCGCCTCCGGGTGCACTACATCGGCGGGCCGAACACGATGTGGAGCGTCAACGCCTACGACTATCTCGAGCAGCAGCACCCCACGCTGCGGATGATCGAGTCGAACTCGACCTATCGCGGGTTCTTCGAGCAGCACCCGGAGGATCCGGAGGGCCCGGACAACGCGGAGTTCGTCCGCCGGCACGCAGCCGGGAACGGCGCCCTCGGGGCGTTCTTCGCCGCACAGCTGCCCGAGCTGAAGATGGGCGACTCGCCGACGGTCACCTGGCTGCTGCACGGTCCCCGGGACCCGGCGGTCCCGAGCTGGGGCGGGAAGTTCGTTCCGCTCTGGGCCGGTCGGAAGCGGACCTTCGACCGGCTGACGACGATCGATGATCTGGTCGAGGTCAATGCCGTGGTGGAGATCTCGCTGCTGAAGTCGGCGGACTACTCCGAGGCCGACCATGCCCGGCTGGTGGTGGACGAGCGGATGCAGGGACCGTTCCCGGCCGGGATCGACGAGGGAGAGCAGCTACGGTTCCGGCTGAGCGTGTACCACGCCGGCGTGGTGACCTACCGGGTGCAGAGCTCGCACGCGGAGCTGGACGGACTGGCCGGTTCGTTGACCGCAGTGCTTCCGAGCGTGGCCACCGCTGCGACGGCATCGACCCGGCACCCCCGGTGGTGGAGCGATGACCCCGACCCCGACCAGGCGATCGGGCCGTGGCCCGGGGCGCGGTGGATCAGCGCGTACCGCCAGGAGTTCCTCGGTGACTTCGCCAAGCGGCTGGGGTGGTGCGGCCCGTAG
- a CDS encoding enolase C-terminal domain-like protein — protein sequence MSHISSVDVRDVRFPTSLDLDGSDAVNVDPDYSAAYLTLTTSDGEQGHNLVFTVGRGNDIVCRAMESFGALLIGMDTEALLADLGGASRLLVHDSQLRWLGPEKGVQQMAAGGLLGALWDLKCRRADKPLWLLLAEMTPEEIISAVDFTHLSNALTKDEALELLRRGEAGKAERIAELRERGFPAYTTTPGWLGYSNEKLVRLSKEAVADGFEMIKLKVGGNIAEDRERMQLAREAVGPDIRISIDANQRWEVGEAIDWLGQLAEFDPYWIEEPTSTDDILGHAEIRRGIAPIKVATGEAVANRIVFKQLLQAEAIDVLQIDATRVGGVNENLANLLLAAKFGVPVCPHAGGVGLCELVQHFSFFDYAALSGSMAGRAIEYVDHLHEHFVTPVRVQGGRYLAPTEPGIGAQMYADSVATWQFPTGPGWAGAKPTALKE from the coding sequence ATGTCTCACATCAGTTCTGTCGACGTCCGGGACGTGCGCTTCCCGACCTCCCTGGACCTGGACGGTTCTGATGCAGTGAACGTCGATCCGGACTACTCCGCCGCCTACCTGACGCTGACCACCTCCGACGGCGAGCAGGGGCACAACCTGGTCTTCACCGTCGGTCGCGGCAACGACATCGTGTGCCGCGCGATGGAGAGCTTCGGCGCACTCCTGATCGGCATGGACACCGAGGCGCTGCTGGCAGATCTCGGCGGCGCGTCCAGGCTGCTGGTGCATGATTCCCAGCTGCGCTGGCTGGGCCCGGAGAAAGGGGTCCAGCAGATGGCAGCCGGGGGCCTGCTCGGAGCCCTGTGGGACCTGAAGTGCCGCCGGGCAGACAAGCCACTATGGCTGCTCCTGGCCGAGATGACTCCGGAAGAGATCATCTCCGCTGTTGACTTCACCCACCTGAGCAATGCGCTCACCAAGGACGAGGCACTCGAGCTGCTCCGCCGCGGCGAGGCCGGCAAGGCCGAGCGGATCGCCGAGCTCCGCGAGCGCGGCTTCCCCGCCTACACCACCACCCCCGGCTGGCTCGGCTACAGCAACGAGAAGCTGGTCCGGCTGAGCAAGGAGGCCGTGGCCGACGGTTTCGAGATGATCAAGCTCAAGGTCGGCGGGAACATTGCCGAGGACCGGGAGCGGATGCAGCTGGCGCGCGAAGCCGTCGGCCCAGACATCCGGATCAGCATCGACGCGAACCAACGATGGGAGGTGGGCGAGGCGATCGACTGGCTCGGCCAGCTCGCGGAGTTCGACCCGTACTGGATCGAGGAGCCCACCTCCACCGACGACATCCTCGGCCATGCCGAGATCCGCCGGGGTATCGCGCCGATCAAGGTGGCTACCGGGGAGGCCGTCGCCAACCGGATCGTGTTCAAGCAGCTGCTGCAGGCCGAGGCGATCGATGTGCTGCAGATCGACGCGACCCGGGTGGGTGGGGTGAACGAGAACCTCGCGAACCTGCTGCTCGCCGCCAAGTTCGGCGTGCCGGTCTGCCCGCACGCCGGCGGTGTGGGGCTGTGCGAGCTCGTCCAGCACTTCTCCTTCTTCGACTACGCGGCCCTGTCCGGCTCGATGGCCGGCCGGGCGATCGAATACGTCGATCACCTGCACGAGCACTTCGTCACTCCGGTGCGGGTGCAGGGCGGGCGGTATCTCGCTCCGACCGAGCCCGGGATCGGCGCGCAAATGTACGCTGACTCGGTCGCCACCTGGCAGTTCCCGACCGGTCCCGGTTGGGCCGGTGCGAAGCCGACAGCACTGAAGGAGTGA
- a CDS encoding GntR family transcriptional regulator: MTGERLRRNASEDVYHRLRTQILENRMAPGERIGIDAVARDLGVSQTPVREAIRQLEGDQLVVRVPGKGYQTTPLLDLDGLRDLFEFRLLVEVWSARSVAVNRLSNPGPVLGDEIRRFSALQGDNVDVPRELVTHDTRFHGFILQAVGNEVIRGAHEQTHTHLHTFRLYSADADGSLTLAEHEAIQAAIDACDPDAAEHAMRTHLTNAYARFAAAFDTTMPALREQDPHQVF; this comes from the coding sequence ATGACCGGCGAGAGGCTGCGGCGCAACGCCTCGGAGGATGTCTACCACCGGCTCCGTACCCAGATCCTGGAGAATCGGATGGCGCCGGGCGAGCGGATCGGAATCGACGCCGTCGCCCGTGACCTGGGGGTCTCCCAGACCCCCGTACGTGAGGCGATCCGTCAGTTGGAGGGCGACCAGCTGGTCGTACGGGTCCCCGGCAAGGGGTACCAGACCACACCGCTGCTCGACCTCGATGGCCTGCGCGACCTCTTCGAGTTTCGCCTGCTAGTGGAGGTCTGGTCAGCCCGCTCGGTCGCGGTGAACCGGCTGTCGAACCCCGGCCCGGTGCTCGGGGACGAGATCCGCCGGTTCAGCGCACTACAGGGCGATAACGTCGACGTACCGCGCGAGCTGGTCACACACGACACCCGGTTCCACGGCTTCATCCTGCAGGCAGTCGGAAACGAAGTGATCCGTGGCGCCCACGAACAGACGCACACCCACCTGCACACCTTCCGCCTCTACTCCGCCGACGCTGACGGCTCGCTGACGCTCGCCGAGCACGAAGCCATCCAGGCCGCCATCGACGCCTGCGACCCGGACGCCGCAGAGCACGCCATGCGCACCCACCTGACCAACGCCTACGCACGATTCGCCGCGGCGTTCGACACCACGATGCCCGCGCTCCGGGAACAGGATCCGCACCAGGTCTTCTGA
- a CDS encoding TRAP transporter large permease, producing MTLLLMVGALLLLLFIRVPVAFALLVPAVGYVLLDETASTNTAVQQTLAGVNQFPVLAVPMFILLGNLANQSGATDRIYDTAIAFLGRIRGSLGYVNVATSFGFSWMSGAAIADAAAMGRVQVPAMIKRGYDPRFSVGITGGSSIIAPLIPPSIPAIIYAVTAGLSVGALFLTGIVPALVLILVLCLLVFWFTRKQEPASGPKPSWAARGKSLLAAIPVAGAAVVILGGILSGIVTPTEASAVGVLYILILSVIYRQMTWKKLYHVAIRTLETTGSVLLIVCAAALFGWVLARERAPQEVSELILSITNNPIVFLLLVNVFLILVGALLEPTSAILIVVPVLAPIADTFSIDPLHFAAIVIFNLMLGLLTPPVGLVLFVLSSVTGMSVPHVVRGVMPFFAAMLVVLLAITYIPALSLWLPGVFGVG from the coding sequence TTGACGCTGCTGCTCATGGTCGGGGCCCTCCTGCTCCTGCTCTTCATCAGGGTGCCGGTGGCGTTCGCGCTACTGGTGCCGGCGGTCGGGTATGTGCTCCTGGACGAGACCGCATCGACGAACACCGCTGTCCAGCAGACGCTCGCCGGTGTGAATCAGTTCCCCGTGCTGGCAGTGCCGATGTTCATCCTGCTCGGGAACCTGGCGAACCAGTCCGGCGCGACCGATCGCATCTATGACACTGCGATCGCGTTCCTCGGCCGCATTCGCGGAAGCCTGGGCTATGTCAACGTCGCGACCAGCTTCGGCTTCTCCTGGATGTCCGGTGCGGCGATCGCCGACGCTGCCGCGATGGGCCGGGTGCAGGTGCCGGCGATGATCAAGCGCGGGTACGACCCGCGGTTCTCCGTCGGCATCACCGGTGGATCGTCGATCATCGCGCCGCTGATCCCGCCCAGCATCCCGGCGATCATCTATGCGGTCACTGCCGGGCTTTCGGTCGGGGCGCTGTTCCTGACCGGCATCGTGCCGGCGCTGGTGCTGATCCTGGTGCTGTGCCTCCTCGTCTTCTGGTTCACCCGGAAGCAGGAGCCGGCCAGCGGTCCGAAGCCGAGCTGGGCTGCTCGCGGGAAGAGCCTGCTCGCCGCGATCCCGGTGGCGGGGGCCGCTGTGGTGATCCTCGGTGGCATCCTCAGCGGGATCGTCACACCGACAGAGGCATCCGCAGTGGGCGTGCTGTACATCCTCATCCTGTCCGTGATCTACCGGCAGATGACGTGGAAGAAGCTGTACCACGTCGCGATCCGCACGCTCGAGACCACCGGATCGGTGCTCCTCATCGTGTGCGCCGCTGCGCTCTTCGGGTGGGTCCTCGCCAGGGAGCGGGCGCCGCAGGAGGTGTCCGAGCTCATCCTCAGCATCACGAACAATCCGATCGTCTTCCTGTTGCTGGTGAACGTCTTCCTGATCCTCGTCGGCGCCCTGCTCGAGCCCACCTCCGCGATCCTCATCGTGGTTCCGGTGCTGGCACCGATCGCGGACACGTTCAGTATCGATCCGCTGCACTTCGCGGCGATCGTGATCTTCAACCTGATGCTCGGGCTGTTGACGCCACCGGTCGGACTTGTCCTCTTTGTGCTCTCCAGCGTCACCGGTATGTCCGTACCCCATGTGGTGCGGGGCGTGATGCCTTTCTTCGCCGCGATGCTGGTCGTGCTGCTGGCGATCACCTATATCCCGGCGCTGAGCCTGTGGCTGCCTGGGGTGTTCGGGGTCGGGTAG